One segment of Stomatobaculum sp. F0698 DNA contains the following:
- a CDS encoding L-cysteine desulfidase family protein, which yields MYSDHQESFDNYTAILREELVPAMGCTEPIAIAYAAAKAKELLGEEPRHITVDCSGNIIKNVKGVTVPNSGGQKGIAVAAVLGITGGDASKELEVIAGADDAARTRCKELVDAGFCEVNHAEDVPNLYISAKIRGEAHSAEVVIEHHHTNIVRMTRDGVLVFSKEAEEAAAEAQAAANTADRNAMTLRGILDYANGVEISEVSEVLARQIRYNSAISQEGLDHVWGAQIGKTMLEIWGNNVKTRAIAKAAAGSDARMSGCALPVVINSGSGNQGITVSMPVLVYAREMELSEESLYRALIVSNLVSVYIKHFIGPLSAFCGAVSAACGAGAAITYMSGGDYRHIADTITNTLGNVGGIVCDGAKPSCAAKIASSVHAAILAHQMSMRDKHFNAGEGLVEADVEETIRNVGYIGKVGMKPTDHEILNVMIDKVDVNACL from the coding sequence ATGTATTCCGATCATCAGGAGAGTTTCGACAATTATACCGCGATTCTGCGGGAAGAACTGGTTCCGGCGATGGGATGTACAGAGCCGATTGCCATTGCGTATGCGGCGGCCAAGGCAAAGGAGCTCCTCGGTGAGGAGCCCCGCCACATTACCGTGGACTGCTCCGGAAACATCATCAAGAATGTGAAGGGCGTCACGGTGCCGAACTCCGGCGGCCAAAAGGGCATTGCGGTCGCGGCTGTCCTCGGCATCACGGGGGGCGATGCTTCCAAGGAACTGGAGGTGATTGCCGGCGCGGATGATGCGGCCAGGACGCGCTGCAAAGAGCTGGTCGATGCGGGTTTCTGCGAGGTAAATCACGCGGAGGATGTTCCGAACCTCTATATTTCGGCGAAGATACGCGGAGAGGCGCATTCCGCCGAGGTCGTGATTGAACACCACCACACCAACATTGTCCGCATGACAAGGGACGGGGTTTTGGTGTTCAGCAAGGAGGCTGAGGAAGCGGCCGCAGAGGCGCAGGCGGCGGCAAACACCGCAGATCGCAACGCAATGACGCTTCGCGGCATTCTGGACTACGCAAACGGGGTGGAGATTTCGGAGGTCAGCGAAGTCTTGGCACGCCAAATCCGCTACAACAGCGCCATTTCGCAGGAGGGACTCGACCATGTCTGGGGAGCCCAGATTGGCAAGACCATGCTGGAAATCTGGGGCAACAATGTGAAAACCCGCGCAATCGCAAAGGCTGCCGCAGGCTCGGATGCCCGCATGAGCGGCTGTGCGCTGCCCGTCGTGATTAACTCCGGTTCCGGCAATCAGGGCATCACCGTGAGCATGCCCGTGCTGGTCTACGCGCGGGAGATGGAGCTCTCGGAAGAAAGCCTCTACCGCGCGCTGATTGTGAGTAATCTGGTCTCCGTTTACATCAAGCACTTCATCGGTCCGCTCTCGGCTTTCTGCGGCGCGGTGAGCGCGGCCTGCGGTGCGGGCGCTGCCATCACCTACATGTCGGGCGGTGATTACAGACACATTGCCGACACCATAACCAACACCTTGGGCAATGTGGGCGGTATTGTCTGCGACGGCGCAAAGCCGAGCTGCGCTGCCAAGATTGCTTCCTCGGTCCACGCAGCCATCCTCGCGCACCAGATGAGTATGCGCGACAAGCACTTCAATGCGGGCGAGGGGCTGGTAGAGGCGGATGTCGAAGAGACCATACGCAATGTGGGCTACATCGGCAAGGTCGGTATGAAGCCCACCGATCATGAAATTCTGAATGTCATGATCGACAAAGTAGATGTCAATGCTTGTCTTTGA
- a CDS encoding GntR family transcriptional regulator has protein sequence MEKYTNLKEMVYNAVLQDIISGKYQPGDILNEKKLIEKYEVSKSPVRDALISLCADGIVRSIPRYGYEVIRLTHMDIYEMLQYREFLEGGILQSSYKRFGPSEIATLKELNRDCQRDDVDPVQHWHYNMDFHAKLMEFCGNEFITRNVKRCMSRLLRAYAQLYWNRRADRLLSFDTKHHELIIADLERKDPEALLRDLKADLHDFGGFMGF, from the coding sequence ATGGAAAAATACACAAACCTCAAGGAAATGGTCTACAACGCCGTGCTGCAAGATATTATCTCCGGCAAGTATCAGCCCGGCGATATTCTGAACGAGAAGAAACTGATTGAGAAATACGAAGTCAGCAAATCTCCCGTCCGGGACGCCCTCATCTCCCTCTGCGCGGACGGCATTGTAAGGAGCATTCCCCGCTACGGCTATGAAGTGATACGCCTGACCCACATGGACATCTACGAGATGCTCCAGTACCGCGAGTTTCTGGAAGGCGGCATCTTACAAAGCAGCTATAAGCGCTTCGGCCCTTCGGAAATCGCGACCTTAAAGGAGCTGAACCGCGACTGCCAGCGGGACGATGTGGACCCCGTGCAGCACTGGCATTACAACATGGACTTCCACGCAAAGCTCATGGAATTCTGCGGCAACGAGTTCATCACCCGCAATGTGAAGCGCTGCATGTCGCGTTTACTCCGCGCCTATGCCCAACTCTACTGGAACCGACGCGCCGATCGCCTCCTCTCTTTCGATACCAAACACCATGAGCTGATTATTGCGGATTTGGAGCGCAAAGATCCGGAAGCCCTGCTCCGTGATTTGAAAGCCGACCTCCACGACTTCGGCGGATTTATGGGCTTTTGA
- a CDS encoding ABC transporter ATP-binding protein, with product MIEIKDLSAGYDLNPKQRENAWKPVVSVPETCFSEGQITCIIGKNGCGKSTLLKTLLGLLPYQGSIRLFGEELRTIKPKERAARVGYLPQTLTLPRMSVHTLAAHGCYRRKKMFQTLGERERDKIEAALAAADMSEYRDKTVSELSGGERQRAFLAMLMAQDPAFFLLDEVTSYMDVEHQKRTTEIVRRLAASGKGVVMTTHDLALGFSLSDRILVMNGGSIVLSGTPEEVRKEKTLLRACFGVTVGRSASKEALYTYELQN from the coding sequence ATGATCGAGATCAAAGATCTGAGCGCGGGCTATGACTTGAATCCGAAACAGCGCGAAAATGCGTGGAAGCCGGTGGTCTCCGTCCCCGAGACCTGCTTTTCGGAGGGGCAAATCACCTGCATCATCGGAAAAAACGGCTGCGGAAAATCGACTCTTTTAAAAACCCTGCTCGGCCTCCTGCCTTATCAAGGGAGTATACGCCTGTTCGGAGAGGAGCTGAGGACGATCAAGCCGAAGGAGAGAGCTGCGCGCGTGGGCTATCTGCCGCAGACGCTTACCTTGCCGCGGATGAGTGTGCACACCCTTGCGGCGCACGGCTGCTATCGCAGAAAAAAGATGTTTCAAACACTCGGCGAACGCGAGCGAGATAAAATCGAAGCGGCGCTTGCCGCCGCGGATATGAGCGAGTACCGCGATAAGACGGTCTCGGAGCTCTCGGGCGGGGAGCGGCAGCGCGCCTTTCTCGCCATGTTGATGGCGCAGGATCCGGCCTTTTTCCTCTTGGATGAGGTGACTTCCTATATGGATGTGGAACACCAAAAGAGGACGACGGAGATTGTGCGGCGGCTTGCGGCGAGCGGAAAGGGCGTCGTGATGACCACGCACGATTTGGCGCTCGGCTTTTCGCTCAGCGACCGCATTCTTGTCATGAACGGTGGGAGCATAGTCCTCAGCGGAACCCCGGAGGAAGTGCGAAAAGAGAAGACGCTCCTGCGCGCTTGTTTCGGTGTGACGGTCGGGCGCAGCGCTTCGAAGGAAGCCCTGTACACTTACGAATTACAGAACTGA
- the asrA gene encoding anaerobic sulfite reductase subunit AsrA codes for MGYILTEEGFQAALKELRKEYRLFAPVRKKGAGRFLDIDTVIYDEVGEGGEIELEAKSDYSAKEALTPLSETLFFFTEEQCKEADVDLRPALVFLRSCDLQAMKRLDQMYLGNGRENDWFYQRRREKIQYVLIGCSHSFDNCFCVDMKSNITKDGYVFSVDKADGQYRVNVLETAVDPVFAAAALSEEAVEPCHVTENEVRVRVPENIPLEIVNHPLWDEYNTRCIGCGRCNYACPTCSCYTMQDVFYTDNGKVGERRRVGSSCMVDGYSNVAGGGQYRKKQGERMRFKVLHKIRDYRKRFGYDMCVGCGRCDDICGEYISFSNIINKVAAAVEEMEKEDSKNA; via the coding sequence ATGGGTTACATTTTGACGGAAGAAGGATTTCAGGCTGCACTGAAAGAACTTCGGAAAGAGTATCGCCTCTTCGCGCCGGTGCGGAAAAAGGGTGCGGGTCGCTTCCTCGATATCGACACGGTGATCTACGACGAAGTCGGCGAGGGCGGGGAGATAGAGCTCGAGGCGAAGTCGGATTACTCCGCAAAGGAGGCGCTGACCCCGCTCTCGGAGACGCTCTTCTTCTTTACGGAAGAGCAGTGCAAGGAGGCGGATGTCGACCTCAGACCGGCGCTCGTCTTTCTTCGGAGCTGCGACCTGCAGGCAATGAAGCGCCTCGATCAGATGTATCTCGGCAACGGGCGCGAGAACGACTGGTTTTATCAGAGACGCCGCGAGAAAATACAGTATGTCCTGATCGGCTGCAGCCATAGCTTTGACAACTGCTTCTGTGTGGACATGAAATCGAACATCACGAAGGACGGCTATGTGTTTTCGGTCGACAAGGCAGACGGACAGTACCGCGTGAACGTCCTTGAGACGGCGGTAGACCCGGTATTTGCCGCGGCTGCGCTGTCGGAAGAAGCGGTGGAGCCGTGCCACGTGACGGAGAATGAGGTGCGCGTCCGCGTTCCGGAGAATATCCCGCTGGAAATCGTGAATCACCCGCTCTGGGATGAGTACAACACCCGCTGCATCGGCTGCGGACGCTGTAATTACGCCTGTCCCACCTGCTCCTGCTATACCATGCAGGACGTGTTCTACACGGACAACGGTAAAGTGGGAGAGAGACGCCGTGTGGGCAGTTCCTGCATGGTGGACGGCTATTCGAACGTTGCGGGCGGCGGTCAGTACCGGAAGAAGCAGGGCGAGCGCATGCGCTTTAAGGTTCTGCACAAGATTCGCGACTATCGCAAGCGCTTCGGCTATGACATGTGCGTGGGCTGCGGCCGCTGCGACGACATCTGCGGCGAGTACATCAGCTTCTCGAATATCATAAACAAGGTTGCGGCCGCGGTCGAAGAGATGGAAAAGGAGGACAGCAAGAATGCGTAA
- a CDS encoding dicarboxylate/amino acid:cation symporter produces the protein MEKKGFTHSLPFRLVLALVIGLVAGLVMNSMEESSLVTGILNVIVTVKYISGQFISFCVPLIVIGFIAPSITRMGNNASRMLGFALLIAYVSSIGAAFSSTIAGFAILPHLSIDPNVDGLKELPNVIFQLQIPPIMSVMTALFFSVTVGLAAVWNHATITTNILEEFQKIVLSIVTKFLIPVLPLLIGTTFCTLAYEGSITKQLPIFLIIIVIVMVGHYLWLTLLYGIASVYSGRNGMNIIKNYGPAYMTAVGTMSSAATLSVALQCARKSEPTLRDDLVNFGIPLFANIHLCGSVMTETFFVMAVSKMLYGEFPSVGKMILFCLLLGVFAIGAPGVPGGTVMASLGLITGVLGFDESGTALMLTIFALQDSFGTACNVTGDGALTLILTGYAEKHGIKEAKLGDVL, from the coding sequence ATGGAAAAGAAAGGTTTTACCCACAGTCTGCCATTTCGTCTTGTTTTGGCGCTGGTGATCGGTCTGGTTGCCGGACTGGTCATGAACTCAATGGAGGAGTCCTCGCTTGTCACGGGCATCCTAAACGTCATTGTCACGGTAAAGTATATTTCCGGACAGTTCATCAGCTTCTGTGTTCCGCTCATTGTCATCGGCTTTATTGCACCCTCCATCACGCGTATGGGCAACAACGCTTCCAGAATGCTCGGCTTCGCCCTGCTGATTGCCTATGTCTCTTCGATCGGCGCAGCTTTCTCTTCGACGATTGCCGGCTTCGCAATCCTGCCGCATCTCTCGATCGATCCGAACGTTGACGGACTGAAGGAGCTTCCGAACGTTATCTTCCAGCTCCAGATTCCGCCGATTATGAGCGTCATGACCGCACTCTTCTTCTCGGTCACGGTGGGACTCGCAGCTGTCTGGAATCACGCAACCATTACCACCAACATTCTCGAAGAGTTCCAGAAGATTGTTCTCTCGATTGTCACGAAGTTCCTGATTCCGGTGCTCCCGCTGCTCATCGGAACCACCTTCTGCACGCTGGCGTATGAGGGCAGCATCACAAAGCAGCTCCCGATTTTCCTGATTATCATCGTAATTGTCATGGTAGGCCACTATCTCTGGCTCACCCTGCTCTACGGAATCGCAAGCGTCTATTCCGGCAGAAACGGCATGAATATCATCAAGAACTACGGCCCCGCTTACATGACCGCAGTCGGCACCATGTCCTCCGCAGCAACGCTCTCCGTAGCTCTGCAGTGCGCAAGAAAGTCCGAGCCGACACTCCGCGATGACCTCGTGAACTTCGGTATTCCGCTCTTTGCAAACATTCATCTCTGCGGCTCTGTTATGACCGAGACCTTCTTTGTCATGGCAGTTTCCAAGATGCTCTACGGCGAGTTCCCGTCCGTCGGTAAGATGATACTCTTCTGTCTGCTGCTCGGCGTATTCGCAATCGGCGCACCCGGCGTGCCCGGCGGCACCGTCATGGCTTCTCTCGGACTGATTACCGGCGTGCTCGGCTTTGACGAGAGCGGCACAGCGCTCATGCTGACCATCTTTGCGCTGCAGGATTCCTTCGGAACCGCATGCAATGTCACCGGTGACGGCGCTCTGACCCTGATTCTCACGGGCTACGCGGAAAAGCACGGCATCAAGGAAGCCAAGCTCGGCGATGTTCTCTGA
- a CDS encoding ABC transporter substrate-binding protein — protein MKQRRFWPLVFLCLLFAALCCTACGKQKQAESTAAESQGAAESQGTAAESSESLAKADEAGLTADSRVVALSRSLGELWLLAGGKLVGVTEDGLNLEGVTAETASVGRILAPSAEAIIALNPDLVLIAPDISAQRELQATLEAAGIRCQAVDINKFSDYATAMKQYTEATGRNDLYESKVAAVEKKIETIKAELPKEIHGKSFLVIRASAAKTRVLKSDHFVVAMLEDLGLTNAAPESLLEQLSMEGIVEANPDYLFVVLQGDTAEAEAAFQELIAAQPAYQELKAVKTAQVYTLPKEFFQYKPNARWDEAYALLSEYLRRASLKQ, from the coding sequence ATGAAACAGAGAAGATTTTGGCCCCTGGTGTTTTTATGTCTATTGTTTGCGGCACTCTGCTGCACGGCCTGCGGGAAACAAAAGCAGGCAGAGAGCACGGCGGCGGAGAGCCAAGGAGCGGCGGAGAGTCAGGGCACAGCGGCAGAGAGTTCGGAGAGTCTTGCGAAGGCGGATGAAGCAGGTCTCACGGCGGATTCCCGGGTGGTGGCGCTGTCCCGCTCGCTCGGCGAGCTCTGGCTCCTTGCGGGCGGCAAGCTGGTCGGTGTGACGGAGGACGGACTCAATTTAGAGGGCGTCACGGCGGAGACCGCTTCCGTCGGGCGCATCCTAGCACCGAGCGCGGAGGCCATCATAGCTCTTAATCCGGATTTGGTGCTCATCGCACCGGATATTTCGGCGCAGCGCGAGCTGCAGGCGACACTCGAGGCAGCGGGCATACGCTGTCAGGCGGTCGATATCAACAAGTTTTCGGACTATGCTACGGCGATGAAGCAGTACACCGAGGCGACCGGGCGCAACGATCTCTATGAGAGCAAGGTCGCCGCAGTCGAGAAAAAAATCGAGACCATCAAGGCGGAACTCCCGAAGGAAATCCACGGAAAGAGCTTCCTGGTGATTCGCGCTTCCGCGGCGAAGACAAGGGTCCTTAAGTCGGATCACTTTGTAGTCGCAATGCTTGAGGACCTCGGTCTCACAAATGCCGCGCCCGAGAGCCTGTTAGAGCAACTCAGCATGGAAGGCATAGTCGAAGCAAATCCTGACTACCTCTTTGTGGTGTTGCAGGGAGATACTGCGGAGGCGGAGGCAGCCTTTCAGGAGCTGATTGCCGCTCAGCCCGCGTATCAGGAACTGAAGGCCGTGAAAACGGCGCAGGTCTATACCCTGCCGAAGGAGTTCTTCCAGTATAAGCCGAATGCGCGCTGGGATGAGGCCTATGCCCTGCTCTCGGAATATCTGCGGAGAGCTTCGTTAAAGCAGTGA
- a CDS encoding FecCD family ABC transporter permease: MSIEDTRAGNEAHGGKPFLPVLILGTGLLLLFVWLSVFYGLGGTAESVSRILWYVRVPRTAAALLCGAALSAAGFLMQEALHNALASPSIMGGNAGAGLFALLAALFFPFAVGARFVLAFLGALLSIALVLLIAKRAGYSRTVIVLSGVAVSALMGAAVNGIVSFFPNAVADKQAFTLGGFAGVSYAGLAFATAFILPALLFGTFLAGGIDLFALGDEIAQGLGLHVTRHRLFTLLTATVLAAAAVSIGGLIGFIGLIVPNVMRRIFPGQLPARKMLLLTALYGSVLLTAADFLARRLFYPYELPVGLLLSLLGAPFFIWMLMHRKRGV; this comes from the coding sequence GTGAGTATCGAAGATACAAGGGCGGGGAATGAGGCACACGGCGGCAAGCCGTTTCTACCGGTGCTGATTCTCGGCACGGGCTTACTCTTGCTCTTTGTTTGGCTCTCTGTCTTTTACGGGCTTGGCGGCACGGCGGAGAGTGTGAGCCGCATCCTTTGGTATGTGCGCGTGCCGAGAACCGCAGCAGCCCTGCTCTGCGGGGCGGCGCTCAGCGCAGCCGGTTTTCTCATGCAGGAGGCGTTGCACAATGCACTGGCCTCGCCGAGCATCATGGGGGGCAATGCGGGCGCGGGGCTCTTTGCCCTGCTCGCCGCCCTTTTCTTTCCCTTTGCGGTCGGCGCACGCTTTGTGCTGGCCTTTTTGGGCGCACTGCTCTCGATTGCGCTGGTACTCCTGATTGCGAAACGGGCGGGGTACAGCAGAACGGTAATTGTGCTCTCGGGGGTCGCGGTCTCCGCGCTCATGGGCGCTGCGGTAAACGGCATCGTGAGTTTTTTCCCGAACGCGGTCGCGGATAAGCAGGCCTTTACCCTGGGAGGTTTTGCGGGTGTCAGCTATGCGGGACTCGCCTTTGCGACGGCCTTTATTCTTCCGGCCTTGCTGTTCGGAACTTTCCTTGCGGGCGGCATAGACCTCTTTGCCCTCGGCGATGAGATTGCGCAGGGACTGGGGCTTCATGTGACGCGGCACAGGCTGTTCACACTGCTCACAGCTACCGTACTTGCGGCTGCGGCGGTCTCGATCGGCGGCTTGATCGGCTTTATCGGTCTCATTGTGCCGAATGTGATGCGGCGCATCTTTCCGGGGCAGTTGCCCGCGCGGAAGATGCTGCTTTTAACAGCGCTCTACGGCAGCGTACTGTTAACGGCGGCGGATTTTCTCGCGAGACGCCTGTTTTATCCCTATGAGCTGCCGGTGGGTCTCCTACTGAGTCTTCTCGGTGCGCCCTTCTTCATTTGGATGCTGATGCACAGAAAGCGTGGCGTATGA
- the asrB gene encoding anaerobic sulfite reductase subunit AsrB produces the protein MRNPYIPYPSKILEVIRHTEKEFTFRMEYRGEEEVKPGQFFEVSVPKYGEAPISVSGLGEGFVDLTIRKVGRVTNEVFENYVGDTLLLRGPYGNGFDTELYREGETVVVAGGTGVSPVRGVIEALSGFENAKQKYVIAGFRSPEDMLFRDDLANWKNKLNLTLTVDGAPEGYEGNIGLVTKYIPELPLADPAKAKAVVVGPPAMMKFSIIELLKKGFREENITVSYERKMCCGLGKCGHCRVSDTYICLDGPVFNYVDAKQMVD, from the coding sequence ATGCGTAATCCGTATATCCCCTATCCTTCCAAGATTTTGGAAGTCATCCGTCACACCGAGAAAGAGTTCACCTTCCGCATGGAATATCGGGGCGAGGAAGAAGTAAAGCCCGGTCAGTTCTTTGAAGTTTCCGTTCCGAAGTACGGTGAGGCCCCCATTTCGGTCTCCGGTCTCGGCGAGGGCTTTGTGGACCTCACGATACGTAAGGTGGGGCGCGTGACCAACGAAGTGTTTGAAAACTATGTGGGCGATACACTCTTACTCCGCGGGCCCTACGGAAACGGCTTTGACACCGAGCTCTATCGCGAGGGCGAGACCGTAGTCGTTGCGGGCGGCACCGGTGTGTCCCCGGTTCGCGGTGTGATTGAGGCGCTGAGCGGCTTTGAAAACGCAAAGCAGAAGTATGTGATTGCGGGCTTCCGAAGTCCTGAGGACATGCTGTTTCGCGACGACCTCGCGAATTGGAAGAACAAGTTGAATCTGACCCTTACCGTGGACGGCGCGCCGGAGGGTTACGAGGGCAATATAGGCCTGGTCACAAAGTACATCCCGGAACTGCCGCTTGCGGACCCCGCAAAGGCGAAGGCAGTCGTGGTCGGACCGCCGGCCATGATGAAGTTTTCCATCATCGAACTCCTGAAAAAGGGCTTCCGCGAGGAGAACATCACGGTCTCCTACGAGAGAAAAATGTGCTGCGGTCTCGGCAAGTGCGGACACTGCCGCGTCAGCGATACCTACATCTGCCTCGACGGGCCGGTGTTCAACTATGTGGATGCCAAGCAGATGGTAGACTGA
- a CDS encoding DUF3791 domain-containing protein, with amino-acid sequence MDRDQFSFIVYMIHACADRWKVAPAEVYQALKKSACLDRYLLPNYDILHTQSSAYIVRDIEEYLKAREVKV; translated from the coding sequence ATGGATCGAGATCAATTTTCGTTTATCGTATATATGATTCATGCTTGTGCGGATCGCTGGAAGGTAGCGCCCGCAGAGGTGTATCAAGCGCTGAAAAAGAGCGCTTGTCTGGACCGCTACCTGCTTCCGAATTATGACATCCTGCATACACAGAGTTCCGCTTATATTGTTCGGGATATTGAGGAATATCTGAAGGCGCGTGAGGTAAAGGTATGA
- the asrC gene encoding sulfite reductase subunit C, producing MDINLKKLKKNAFRYSKVRGETASRIRIPGGVIDAKSLGRVVEIAEKYGTGTINITNRQGIEIPGIRLEDMDKVNEEVQLIIDSLRINQPEKGKGYPASGTRNVIACPGARLCPFGCYDTTAFAQKMENVIFPNDRHVKVAFTGCSNDCAKVRMADFGIIGMTEPQYDPNRCVACEQCIKYCKKRSVDALSLVNGKIVRDTKKCIGCGVCITYCPTRAWTRSKEHYFRLVILGRTGKRNPRLAEDFIKWCDEESILKIAANTYAYIEEYIDPEAVENKEHIGYIVDRTGFEKFKEYIFRDVSLSEKAEVAQEVYWGGKHYDRYGG from the coding sequence TTGGATATCAACTTAAAGAAACTGAAAAAGAATGCCTTCCGCTACTCGAAGGTGCGCGGCGAGACGGCTTCCAGAATTCGTATTCCGGGCGGTGTGATCGATGCAAAGTCTCTGGGCCGTGTCGTTGAGATTGCGGAGAAGTACGGCACCGGAACCATCAACATCACCAACCGTCAGGGTATCGAAATTCCCGGAATCCGCCTTGAGGATATGGACAAGGTCAATGAAGAGGTGCAGCTCATCATTGATTCCCTGCGCATTAACCAGCCGGAGAAGGGCAAGGGCTATCCGGCATCCGGCACGCGAAATGTGATTGCCTGCCCGGGCGCGAGACTCTGTCCCTTCGGCTGCTACGACACGACCGCATTTGCGCAGAAGATGGAAAATGTGATTTTCCCGAACGATCGCCACGTGAAGGTTGCCTTTACCGGTTGCTCGAACGACTGCGCGAAGGTGCGCATGGCGGACTTCGGCATCATCGGCATGACAGAGCCGCAGTACGACCCGAACCGCTGCGTGGCCTGCGAGCAGTGCATCAAGTACTGTAAGAAGCGCTCGGTTGACGCGCTCTCGCTCGTGAACGGAAAGATTGTCCGCGACACGAAGAAGTGCATCGGCTGCGGTGTCTGCATTACCTACTGCCCCACCAGAGCATGGACCAGAAGCAAGGAGCACTACTTCCGCCTGGTTATCCTGGGGCGCACCGGAAAGCGGAATCCGCGACTCGCGGAGGACTTTATCAAGTGGTGTGACGAGGAGAGCATACTTAAGATTGCGGCGAACACCTACGCCTACATCGAAGAGTACATCGATCCCGAGGCGGTCGAGAACAAGGAACACATCGGCTACATTGTGGATCGCACCGGCTTTGAAAAGTTTAAGGAGTACATCTTCCGGGATGTCTCCCTCAGTGAAAAGGCCGAGGTTGCCCAGGAAGTTTACTGGGGCGGCAAGCACTACGACCGCTACGGCGGCTGA
- a CDS encoding DUF3990 domain-containing protein, producing MIVYHGSNQIVSHPDVRYSERNLDFGRGFYVTTVKEQAEKWARRKAGFSKDNTRAILNIYEMKEERDGVVFKDFGDDLDTWIDFVCSCRDGEQGYREFDVIKGKVANDKVFRVVDMYHSGIWDKERALREIRVYPGYDQIAFITQLAVERLLKFCAFEEVEV from the coding sequence ATGATTGTCTATCACGGGTCTAATCAGATTGTGAGTCATCCGGATGTTCGCTATTCCGAGCGCAATCTGGATTTCGGGCGCGGCTTCTATGTCACCACGGTAAAGGAGCAGGCGGAGAAATGGGCGAGGCGTAAGGCCGGATTTTCGAAAGATAACACAAGAGCCATACTGAATATCTATGAAATGAAAGAAGAGCGAGACGGGGTGGTATTCAAAGACTTCGGTGATGATTTAGATACTTGGATTGATTTTGTGTGCAGCTGCCGGGATGGGGAGCAGGGGTATCGCGAATTTGATGTAATTAAGGGAAAAGTAGCAAATGATAAGGTGTTTCGAGTCGTGGACATGTACCACAGCGGTATCTGGGATAAGGAGAGAGCCTTGCGAGAGATACGTGTGTATCCGGGCTATGATCAGATTGCTTTTATCACACAGTTGGCTGTGGAACGACTTTTGAAATTTTGCGCTTTCGAGGAGGTGGAGGTATGA
- a CDS encoding Crp/Fnr family transcriptional regulator has product MESNEFGLDDLTHFPLFEGLETSDLEALLPCLDGYIRAYPRNSFLILDEDSVPYVGMLLSGMVFMLKEDENGHQSFLNYMLPGELFGESFSLRKKKTPSHVSFLAARNSTALFLPLGKIMRSCEHHCRFHRVMNENLYELLAKKNAHLMQTLDILSKDTLRDKILSYLLLQPNEVPIPNGAQRGADTARSVHIPLNKSELAHYLNVNRTSLCRELAAMEKDGLLTVSGNRYTLSAS; this is encoded by the coding sequence ATGGAATCCAATGAATTCGGTTTAGACGATTTAACTCATTTCCCGCTCTTTGAGGGCTTAGAAACAAGCGATTTGGAAGCACTGCTCCCCTGTCTGGACGGCTACATTCGCGCCTACCCGCGCAACAGCTTCCTGATTCTGGACGAGGACTCTGTCCCCTATGTCGGGATGCTGCTCTCCGGCATGGTTTTTATGCTGAAGGAAGATGAAAACGGCCACCAGTCCTTCTTAAACTATATGCTGCCCGGCGAACTCTTCGGCGAGTCCTTTTCGCTCCGCAAAAAAAAGACGCCCTCCCATGTCTCGTTTCTTGCCGCCAGAAACTCGACCGCTCTCTTTTTGCCGCTCGGAAAAATCATGCGAAGCTGCGAGCATCACTGCCGCTTTCACCGCGTAATGAACGAGAACCTGTACGAGCTCCTCGCAAAGAAAAATGCGCATCTCATGCAGACGCTCGACATCCTCTCAAAGGATACGCTCCGGGATAAAATCCTCTCCTACCTTCTGCTCCAACCGAACGAAGTTCCCATCCCAAACGGCGCACAGCGGGGAGCGGACACAGCGCGCAGCGTCCACATCCCGCTCAACAAATCGGAACTCGCACACTATCTGAACGTAAACCGGACCTCCCTCTGCCGCGAACTGGCCGCCATGGAAAAGGACGGGCTTCTCACAGTCTCCGGGAACCGCTACACGCTCTCTGCCTCTTGA